The genomic region gagagactgaagctggggttgctctccttagtgCAGtaaaggtgaagaggagatttgatccagTTGTTTAAAATCCTGAAGGAattggatagagtaaataaagaaaaactgttcaaatacctgaaggattgataaccagaggagGGAGATTTCAGGTGACTGGCAAAAAAACTAGAGGCAACATGAGAGAGAACTTTTTTTAATGTGACAATTGGTTAGGCTTTAGTATACATCACCTGATGGGTGCTGAAACCACAtttgatagtaactttcaaaagggaattggataaatacttggaagcaGAAGTTGTTGCAGGGGTATGGGAAAGAGCCAAGGACTGTGAAAAACTGGATTTCTTTTTGAAAACCGGACAGATTCAGTGggttgattggcctccttctgagttGTATTATTCTATGATAATTTGTTGTAGATTGTAGCTATCATCCTGATGATTCTAAACAAAGGCAGCAGAAGTTAGTTTATAAATAGATAAGCAAGATAAATaacccctctttttttttttccctccCCTTCTAGGCTGTGAATTGAAGACCAATTTTCTTTGAACCTACGGATATCAAGATTATCAGTGTGGCTGTGGGCAGTTTTCCCCACCTTCATGTCTTCAGTCAATGGCGCGTTATAGATACTTCATATTTAATCAGCGTGGTATGATTACCCTAGGATTTCTGCAGATAGCTTGtgctgcagtctgtgtagtgtCTGGCTTTATGGATACAATTTTTAGGAAAAATTCAGTACTCAGTAGGACTAGAATACCCATCTGGACTGGCACGGTAAATCCAGAAGAATTTAATTTTAAATCTAATGTGACTTTTGTTCATGGATTTGAAAAATCTAATGATGAAACATTTTGCTTGCTTGTTTAGGCAATGGCCTTTCCAGGAGTTTTGGCATTATTTTCTTCTCAGAAAAAGAATCCTATTCTCGTAAGTCTCTTGCAATGGAAAAAAAAATACTAATGTCGTCATATGTGGAAAAACTAACAGGTGATTTATCACCTGAAACAGTATGAAGAACATCATGAATAGTTTTGTTTTTAAAGTTCACTTTTTCATTTGTGTGTCCTTTTTTAAATACAACTTGGCATACTTTTTGGCTGAGAGGGTGAACGGGTGACCTGTTCATTTAACCTTTTGCCAACACATTTGGACACTTAAGACTTTCAAGAGTTGCTTTCATGCCCCCACCCCCCACGAAGAACGGAGCATATTTAGATTTGGGTTTAGTCGCTATGTTGATTCAGTGGATATTTTTCAGAAGTAATACGCTGTTCCCCTGGTAGCTGGTTTGTTTCTTTGTCTTTTTTAAATTGTATCCAAAATAGACTATAATGTTTCTTGAATTTACCTTCACGGAATCTTGGGTTACTTTGGACATACTAAGGTTTTGATTTTTGTCAAATGACTCGATTCTTGAGCTGTTTTGTGAAAACTAATTTTTTTGTTCAGTCTCCATTTTTGGGAGCATTGCTCCCACAGTCTAATCACTCATGAAATTCCATGTAGATGAGGTACTGGAGATCAACTTTCACACCTGTGAAACTGTACTCCAGCAAGGTGTTTGTCTTTCcatggggtgggtgggtggaaaaGGGGTAGAATGGGAAAATTGGTGACTGGGGGTGGGCGAGCTGACACATTGGAGTTCTCAGGGTCtctgagaggtgcaggaaagatgagctgagtggtttctttttccttggcaggcaaaacaccaactgtcttcaaagcaGTTCACACccaaactgaactgaaaacaatccaaagccccaaaacagaaagtcaacctcatgACTTCCATAAACCTTGAAGTGTGGCTCCTATATAAACATCTctccttagtccaaggttcctgttgtttgttTATCTTgaggcaggtgatctccagtagaggTTGTATTTAGCAGGTCTTGATTCTTCCagtgttttcagtcaagtgtcctttcaattaCCTCAgtgaaaaaacaaagtccagcatttcttcaggcttccaaatgaatccatttccacaatttaaatgagtccttaattttttttaaaaatagaagtaTCTCATAATAGAGCTCTATGGAACAGTTCACTGGGTTACAAAGTTACTTTTCTATGTAATTTCATGTTTTCAACAATGCCTAGGagagcccctccccctctctccctgtattttACAAATTTATGTGTAGCATTGGCATTGCCTACATCCTCCAAATGTGAAAAAATATGAAACATTTGAACATAAAGAATTGCTTCCAGTCCCACCCCATGTACTTTCCAGGCTTGTAAAGAACTTTTTAAATCATCTACACGCTACCACATTCGGCAGCAGCCTGAAGTAACTCTTCTGCTCTACTTTTGAGAAAAATTAATATGCAGGACTAACATTTGTATGATCTTTAAACTGCACACAAGGTGGTGTTGAAGCCAATATTTCAAAACTAATCTCTTCACAAATGGTACTTGTGTGTAAATCAATATGGTAAATTCTGAATTCGTTTTTGAAATGACCCTTTGTGTTGTGAATCCGTGATTCCCATGCTGTGCCGTAACTTCTGATCCAAACAAAACCAACAGAAAAGATTTAAATTAATAGGTTTCACAAAGATTAATTTTTACATTTCTAAAATGCCAGCCTTGTATTAAGGCTACAAAGTATGTTATGCATATTCCATCAATTTTAGTAAGATTCAATAGTGGTCATTGTAGCGTTTATACAGAATTCCGTGCATTCTTCCTcctaggtgagcagtatgattgcatCAGCTGTATTTTCCTGGATTACTACAACTATTTTGATAATATATGCAGCTTTGACATTGAACTATGGTGAGGATGATGATGAAGTATTCCAACATAAACCTAGCCATGCCATTCACGTGGTAAGCTGTTTTAAAATTAAGTGGAACTTTTTCTTTTTGGCTTACTTGCTGTCCTTCCTGTAGATGACAAAGCTTCAGTGTTTTGTATGAACTCTGCTTGGGAAATATGGCTACGTGCCTTTTTTGGTTTGTTTCCTTCACAAAATACTTGGCTTTGTTATGCAGAGGGTTACCACACTGCACAGTGGCACGTTATAAATTTAGCATTGTAATATAATCTGTCTGTGACCCTTGAGCAATATAAAATAGTGACCTGCAAGAAGTAGAGGAGGAAAAAACTTTTTTAATATTTATtagaaattattttttttttaaaaaattgggagaaatttaaatatattttgtgatcTTTTTGACTTTTTCCAAAAAGTTTTCTGTAGGATTAGTAGTTTCTTTTCTAGTTTTTTTTCCCcctagaggaggctgaagggaactAGTCAACCAAATATGTATTTgagtttaaaaacagaaagtgctggaaacactcagcaggtctggcagcatctgtggagagagaaacagagttaacgtttcaagtctgtcacctttcatcagaactggcaaatgttaaaaTGTAATGGACTTTGAACAAGTgattgggtgggggtggtgggtgaagAAGGaccaagggaaggtgtgtaatagggcagagggcaggagagattaaataacagatgtcatagaataaaaggcaaagggagtgctaatagtagtagtaaaagacaaagcattgaatccagagaaagtgttaatggcagaataatgaacagctttgtccaaaagcaaaaacatgaagaaccagtttaagactagcacatggttaaaaaataaaagaaataaaaataaaaaaagacagtcatgttctgaaattgttgaactcaatattgagtccagaatgttgtagagtgcctaatcggaagatgaggtgctgttcctcaaacttacgttgagcttcattggaatgctatagcaggccaaggacagaaatgggagcagggtgatgaattgaaatggcaagcaactggaagcttggtcatactttcggactgagcagaggtgttctgcaaagcggtcacccaatctgcgtttggtgtctccaatgtagaggatgccgcattgtgagcagtgaatacagtatgctaaactgaaagaagtacaagcaaatcgctgcttcacctggaaggagtgtttggggccttggatggtgaggagagaagaggtaaaagagcAGATATCACCCCTCAAGAGATTGCATTGGAAGTTGA from Heterodontus francisci isolate sHetFra1 chromosome 1, sHetFra1.hap1, whole genome shotgun sequence harbors:
- the zgc:113425 gene encoding uncharacterized protein zgc:113425, producing MARYRYFIFNQRGMITLGFLQIACAAVCVVSGFMDTIFRKNSVLSRTRIPIWTGTAMAFPGVLALFSSQKKNPILVSSMIASAVFSWITTTILIIYAALTLNYGEDDDEVFQHKPSHAIHVEYILTRFVQGANMAILIASVIGMMMATIIAYLGCRSLPTCGCYDSTTGMQSLMTEDQQPQTIELVCTRQGGSDQQILNDPVGYNDWGIDTEEAELASKPAPYIRLA